The Lichenihabitans psoromatis genomic interval ATCCGCCAAGGCGGTCGCGAGCGCCGACCTCGCCCGCATTCTGGTCGGCACACGGGCAGAAGTCGTGGCGGCCAAGAAGGCGGCCCTGGCGGCGGCGGAAGCCGATGCCAAACTGAATCAGCAAACGTTTGGCCGCACGCAGCAACTCACCCAGCGCGACTTCGCCCCGATCCAGAAACTCGACGAAGCGACGGCGAGCCTTGATGTCTCGCAACGGGCCGTCCAACAAGCGAAATTCGCTTATGACGAGGCTGTGGCCGGCTACACGCCCGAGGAACGCGGGGTTGCCCGAGCCAGCGTCGCCAAAGCGGACGCCGCGCTCGCGACCTTACAGGCGCAAGTCGACGAGATGACCGTGACGGCGCCGATCGCATCGCAGGTCTATCAAATCGGCGCGGAACGCGGCGAATACGTCTCACCTGGGGTCCCGCTCCTCTCCCTCATTGATTTGAGCGATGTCTGGCTCCGGTTCGACCTGCGCGAAGATCTCATCAAGGGCTTGAAGATCGGCGATCGCTTCGACGTCAAGATCCCGGCCCTCGGAGATCGGCAGATCACCATGGCGGTCCGCACCATTGCGACCCGGGGTGAATATGCCGGTTGGCGGGCCACCCGAGCCACCGGCGACTTCGATCTTCGAACATTTGAGGTTCGAGCCTACCCGACGGCTCCGATTGCCGACCTTCGCCCTGGCATGAGCGCTTATGCGGCATGGAGCGCGTCCCGTTGATCGCTCGGCCGGGCAGCGTGGCGGACTCGATGCCCGCCCGACCCGGCGTCGTTGCGGCCGCGGCGCGGGAGGTGCGCTGGATCAGGCACGACACCGTGGCCATGCTGCTGGTCCTGTGGATCCCGTTGATGGCGTTCGCGCTTCTCGCCGCAACCTTTAGCGACGCCGTCATCCGCGACCTCCGGGTCGACATCGTCGATCAGGACCAAACACCAACCTCCCTCACGCTGGTCCAGGCCATCAACGGCGCGCCCGGCGTGAGCGTCGCCCAGCGCTCGTCGGATCTCAGCGGGGCCATGCACGCCGTCAGATCCGGTGCCGCGATCGCGACGGTCTATATTCCCCAGGATCTTGAGCGGGACATGACGGCGGGACGCCGCCCGCAGGTCGTCATCTTTTACAACAAGCAGTATTTCACGCCGGGCAATGCGGCATCCAGCTCTTTGCAAGCGGCGTTGGCGGCAGCCGTCGCGGCCTTGCCGACGCCCCCTCACTCCAAGACGACCAGCCCCGGACCGCTCGTGGTCGAGCAATATGTCCTGACCAATCCCGCCTTCAACTATGTCCAGTTTCTGCTTCGCGCCATTCTGCCGACCGTGCTTCACGTCGTCATGGCCATCACGGGCGGCTACGCCATCGGATCGGAGTTTCGGCGCCGCGATCTTCGCGACTGGCTCGACGTCGGGGGAACGCCACTGGCGGCGCTTGTGGGCAAGCTTTTGCCCTATTGCGGCATCTTCGCTGTTCAGATGACGATTGGGCTCGGCATCATCCATGGCCTCTATCAGGTGCCATTCCGAGGCGACCCCATCCTGGTCGGCGCCGCAGCCTGCTTGCTGATCATCGCCTATCTGTCGATGGGCGCGCTGTTTCAGGTGCTGACCCGCAATCTCGCCAACGGGCTGACGCTGACCGGCATCGTCTGTTCGCCTGCCTTCGGCTTCGCCGGGGTCGGCTTTCCGGTTTTGGCCATGAACGCCTTCGGTCAGGCCTGGGGCGCGATGCTGCCGCTCCGGTGGTATATCCAGATCCTCTTCGATCAGGCCGCGCGCGGCGTGCCCGTCGCGGATTCGGCCCGGCCGTTCATGTTTCTCGGGGGATTGGCGACGGCCTTCTTTTTTCTCGCATGGCTTCGGCTCCGCGCAATCGCCCGGAACCCGCTGCCCGAGCCCGCACCGTCTCCCGCGCCCCACAGCCGCGGGCGTCTTGGCATCGTCCATGCCTTCGCGAGCGAATACGGCCGCGTGCTGCGCGATCGTGGAGCCTTCGGCTTGATGGTGATGGGACCGCTGCTCTACGGCGTCCTCTATCCGCAGCCCTATCTCGGCGAACTCATCCGCGGCGTCCCCATCGCGGTGGTCGACGACGATTCCACGCCTCTCAGTCGGACCATCGTGCAGACGCTGAATGCGGATGAGGCGCTCGAGGTCGCGATCCGGCCGGCCACGCTTGCCGCAGCCCAAATGGCATTGGCCCGACGCGAGGTCTTCGGCATCGTCGATATTCCGGCCGGCACCGAACGCGAGGTTCTGAAGGGCAACAAGGCGCGGCTGCCGGCTTTCGTCGATTCGGCTTATTTCCTCCTCTATAGCCGGACATTGCAGGGCATCGTCGACTCCGTCGGGTCCGTCACGGCTGACGTCATCTCCCGCGGTGCGCGACCCGATGGCAGTCTCTACAGAGCGTCCTTGTCGCAAAGCTCACCTGTCGAGATCCTCAACCAGCCCTTGTTCAATCCGACCGGCGGTTACGGCAGCTACATTGTCCCGGCCGCCTTCGTGCTGATCCTGCAACAAACCCTGCTGCTTGGGTCGGCCACGCTCGGCGGCGTCGCGTTCGAGACGGGTGGCCCCCGCGAACGGCGCCGACGCGGAGCGGTCGCGGCCGTTTTGGGCCAGGGCCTCGCCCATATGATGCTGACCCTGCCCGGATGCGCGCTGTATCTCGTTGTCCTGCCACGCATCTATGGCTTCTCGGCGACCGAACACGTGGTGGATCTGTCCATCGTGCTCATCCCGTTCCTGCTGTCGGTGAGCTTCCTCGGCCAGTTTGCCGGGGCCTGGGCCAAGCGGCGCGAAACGGCGGTTCTCCTGCTGATCGCGATCAGCTTGCCGCTGTTCTTTCTCGTGGGTGTCGCGTGGCCGGTCGAAGCCATTCCGCCGCTCCTCAAGACCATGAGCGTGATCTTCCCCAGCACCTCCGGCATCGATGCCTTGGTGCGGATCAATCAAATGGGCGCCAGCGTCGCCGATGTGTCGCGCGAGTGGATGACCCTTTGGATCCTGACGGGCGTCTACGCGCTCCTCGCCGTCGCAAGCGCACGGCTCGCCACAGCAGGGAGCCTGATCGATGACCACTAAGCCGTCGCGCGTCGTGCTTGTGGGGCTCGTCGTCGTGGCCGGGATCGCGGCCGCGACATTCGCCTGGTCCAAACGACAGGCCCCAGTGGCACGAGCGATCCCCGGCATGGTGCGCCAGACCGAAATCCGCATCGCGCCCGAAGTCTCGGGACGGCTGGGCTCCATCGCGGTGGCGCCGGGTCAACACGTCCATCGCGGCGACGTGGTGGCCGTGATCGACAATCCCGATCTCGTGGCGGCGGTCGGCGAGGCCCGCGCCGCTGCCGCAAGCGCAGAGGCCGATCGAGCGCGGGTGCTGTCGGGCACGCGTCCCGAGCAGGTCGCCATTCTGGCTCAGGCGCTTGCGACCGCAGAGGCCAACCTGCTTCTGGCACAGCAACAGAACGTCCGCGCCGTGACGCTCTCGTCGAACAGCTTCCTCAGCCGGCAGAAACTCGACGAGAGTATGGCGTCGCTCGCGAAAGCGCAGGCCGATGTCGATGTCAAAAAGAACCAATATGCGGCCGCGAAAGCCGGACCCGTGGACCAGGAGCGCGCCTTGGCAATCGCCAAAGTTGCGTTATCCCATGCGGCTCTCGATGATCTTCAAGCGCGGCTCGACAAGGTGACGTTGCGGGCGCCGGCCGATGGCATGATCGGCGTTCAAGTCGCGGAGATCGGCGAGATTATGGCTCCGGGCAAACCCGTCATGACGATGGTGGTCGATGGGGAGCCCTGGTTCGCGTTCACGCTTCGCGAGGACATGCTGCGCGGATCGACCATCGGACACCGGTTGGCTCTGGCGACCGCCGACGGACGCCAGGTCGATGCTCGCGTGACGGAGCTGAAGCCGCTCGGAGAATTTGCCACGTGGCGGGCGGCCCGCGCGGTCGGAGATCACGATCTCAACAGCTTCGGGCTGCGGCTCGAGCCGGTCGGGACCAGCAATCCGCCGCTGGAGCCCGGAATGACCGTTTGGCTTCCGGGCAGCTGACGGGCGCGACCCATTCTTAAGGCGTGCAACGCTAGTCGACGTCGTTGGGCGAGGAGGGGTCTTCCGACACGCGAAAACGCGTGTCGGCCATTATCCAGAAGCGCGGACGGAGCCGGGCTTTACCAGTCTTTGACGCGGTTGATCATGATGAAATCGTCCGCCTCGTTCTGGTTGAACGACAGCCACTCTTTCGCAGCATCCGATAGACGTCCGACCTTCTCGGTCTTGTGCTTCTTACTCTCAGGATCGAGGTCGAGGGTCGTAACGATCACCAAAAGGCGCCGGCTCTGGCCGTATACTCCGCTCGTGGGCCAAACCTTTGCATTTCGAGCGAGGGGATGCGTAAACGACATAAGATCGTGTTCTCCATTAGGTCCGGTTTTTGGACCGTCTGTTATATGATTGTCACAATCAACCTGCGCTCTGAGCTAAGATGAAGAAAGTCATCGAGCAATCGGGCGGATGACGCCCATTCGCGCTCACGAGCGACATGCATCGCTTGGGCAACGGGCGCTAGACGACCGTCGGCCAACCCCTCATCGCGGCTTCCACGATCCGGAGCAGCTTGTCGCGACCGGCGCCGTCCTTCGCAAGCGTCGACATGCCCTGAACCACCGCCATGGTGTGGCCTGCCAGCGCTTCGGCGTCACATGTGGCCGGCATGAGGCCGTCTTTCATATCGCGCTCGATCCGCGTCCGCAGCGCCGTTTCGATGCTGCGCCGGAGCACCGCCAGTTCCTCGCGAATGTCGGCAGCACCGGTCGATGCGGTCACGATCGAACTGGCGAGCAGGCACCCCGCCGGGGTCTGATCCCCGGTGTCGCCGATGGCGGCGGCGGTCAGCAGATCATGCGCGGCCGCATAAGCGCTTGAGGCCTCGTCGATGGTCCGGATGATGGTGTCGATCCCGCCCAGATAGAGATCGACGGCCTCTCGGAATAAGCCCCGCTTGTCGCCGAACGCCGTGTAGAGGCTCGGCGGTGAAATCCCCATGGCTTTGGTGAGCTCCGCCGTCGAGGTCGCCTCGAAGCCATGCTGCCAGAATAGCCGCATCGCGACGGCCAAGGCCGCATCACGATCAAACGAGAGGGGCCGGCCGATGCGGCGGCTCGGCTGCGTATTATGCGGTTCCATAGTGATCGATATATAACGGTTGACTGCGCTCGGCAATGCTGTACGGACACTTCCATAGTATCCACTATGGAATAGAGAACGATGTCGCTTGCTCAGTATCGCACTTTGGGTCGTTCCGGCTTGATCGTCAGCCCGCTCTCGCTGGGAACGATGACGTTCGGGGTTGCACGCTGGGGCATGGATCGACCGGCCGCCGAGGCGGTGTTCGACGCCTATGTCGAGGCGGGCGGCAACATGGTCGACACCGCGGATGTCTATGCGGGCGGCAGAAGCGAAGAGATACTGGGCGCCATGATCGCAGATCGTCGCCTCCGCGACAGTCTCGTGGTCGCGACGAAATCCGGTTTCGCTGCCGGCAAGGGTCCCCACATGGGCGGCAACGGCGCGAAACATGTCTATACTGCCCTAGAGGGTTCGTTGCGCCGGCTCAGAACCGACTACATCGATCTCTATTGGGTACATGTCTGGGACTCGGTGACGCCGGCCGAGGAGCTGCTGGAGACGATGTCGGCCCTCGTTCGGGCCGGTAAGATCCGCTATTGGGGCATGTCCAACGCGCCCGCGTGGTATGTCGCCAAGGTCGCGACCCTGGCTTCGGTACGCGGCCTGCCCGGACCGATCGCCCTACAATATTTCTATTCGTTGGTCAGCCGCGAGATCGAGGCGGAACATCTGCCGCTCGCGCGCGACATGAGGATGGGACTGATGCCGTGGAGCCCGCTCGCCTACGGTCTGCTGACCGGCAAATATGATCGCGCGACGGTGGAAGCGAGCGCGCCGCGTGCATCGGGCCTCCCGAGCGACGCCGGCACTGGCGCGGTGCGGCCGAACGGCGACAAGCGGCTCGACGGTGCAAACCCGTTTGGCGACACGCTCTTCACCGACCGGAACTGGCGCATCGTCGAGGCTCTGCGCGGCGTGGCGCATACGATGGGCGAAACCCCGGCGCGCGTGGCGCTGGCTTGGGTTCTGTCGCGGACGGGCGTCGCTACGGCGCTGATGGGCGTGAGCCGGGTCTCGCAATTGCACGACAACATCGCCGCCACGGAGCTTCGGCTCCCGATCGACCAGATCGCCATTCTCGACGCCGCCAGCAAACCCGAGGCGCCCATGATCTATGGTCTATTCACGCCGTCGGGGCGGCAGCATGTCGTCTTTGGAGGCAGCGCCGTCGCGTCGCGGGACTAAGGCCGAGATAGCGATGTCGGCGGCCCCGTGACCTGAGAAAACACGCTGCCCACGCACATGCGGGGGCAGCAACCCGCATCATCGCGTCGATACGCGTTGCCGCTCGCGTGCGACAACGCCACAGCGAACTCCGAGGCGGTCTCCGCGTTGTGCCCTCCGCAAGCCTTGAAGACGTCGGGCTGCTTTCTCATCACTTTCCCTTATCCGGAGACATCATGGCAGGCCGATCGGAGATCTCCGACCAGAAGCCCGATACACTCACGATGTTCGCGTTGCATTTTCTGGGCGGCAGTGCGCGCGAATGGCAGCCGTTGGTGGATCGTTTGGCTGGCCGTGTGGACGTGATCCCTATCGACCTTCCGGGGTTCGGCGATGCCGCCGACCTTTCCGGCTACACAGTCGATGCCATGGCCGCTTATGTAGCGGGCCGCATTCGAGAGCACGCGCCCGGTCGATGGATCCTCGCCGGTCACAGCATGGGTGCCAAAGTGGCATGCGCGATCTCGCGGATGTCCGAGGATGGCGATGCGGGGCTCGCGGGCCTCTCGCACATCATTCTCGTGGCGGGCTCGCCGCCTGGGCCGGAAC includes:
- a CDS encoding HlyD family secretion protein, which encodes MSPPSSLGPRQKPPLAAALIVTLAVVTIVGLSLWYLVQPQPLLVQGEADATRIDIAARVDGRVGQRPVERGDTVTAGQLLVAIDNPELLAKLREAQSAKAVASADLARILVGTRAEVVAAKKAALAAAEADAKLNQQTFGRTQQLTQRDFAPIQKLDEATASLDVSQRAVQQAKFAYDEAVAGYTPEERGVARASVAKADAALATLQAQVDEMTVTAPIASQVYQIGAERGEYVSPGVPLLSLIDLSDVWLRFDLREDLIKGLKIGDRFDVKIPALGDRQITMAVRTIATRGEYAGWRATRATGDFDLRTFEVRAYPTAPIADLRPGMSAYAAWSASR
- a CDS encoding ABC transporter permease; protein product: MPARPGVVAAAAREVRWIRHDTVAMLLVLWIPLMAFALLAATFSDAVIRDLRVDIVDQDQTPTSLTLVQAINGAPGVSVAQRSSDLSGAMHAVRSGAAIATVYIPQDLERDMTAGRRPQVVIFYNKQYFTPGNAASSSLQAALAAAVAALPTPPHSKTTSPGPLVVEQYVLTNPAFNYVQFLLRAILPTVLHVVMAITGGYAIGSEFRRRDLRDWLDVGGTPLAALVGKLLPYCGIFAVQMTIGLGIIHGLYQVPFRGDPILVGAAACLLIIAYLSMGALFQVLTRNLANGLTLTGIVCSPAFGFAGVGFPVLAMNAFGQAWGAMLPLRWYIQILFDQAARGVPVADSARPFMFLGGLATAFFFLAWLRLRAIARNPLPEPAPSPAPHSRGRLGIVHAFASEYGRVLRDRGAFGLMVMGPLLYGVLYPQPYLGELIRGVPIAVVDDDSTPLSRTIVQTLNADEALEVAIRPATLAAAQMALARREVFGIVDIPAGTEREVLKGNKARLPAFVDSAYFLLYSRTLQGIVDSVGSVTADVISRGARPDGSLYRASLSQSSPVEILNQPLFNPTGGYGSYIVPAAFVLILQQTLLLGSATLGGVAFETGGPRERRRRGAVAAVLGQGLAHMMLTLPGCALYLVVLPRIYGFSATEHVVDLSIVLIPFLLSVSFLGQFAGAWAKRRETAVLLLIAISLPLFFLVGVAWPVEAIPPLLKTMSVIFPSTSGIDALVRINQMGASVADVSREWMTLWILTGVYALLAVASARLATAGSLIDDH
- a CDS encoding HlyD family secretion protein; this translates as MTTKPSRVVLVGLVVVAGIAAATFAWSKRQAPVARAIPGMVRQTEIRIAPEVSGRLGSIAVAPGQHVHRGDVVAVIDNPDLVAAVGEARAAAASAEADRARVLSGTRPEQVAILAQALATAEANLLLAQQQNVRAVTLSSNSFLSRQKLDESMASLAKAQADVDVKKNQYAAAKAGPVDQERALAIAKVALSHAALDDLQARLDKVTLRAPADGMIGVQVAEIGEIMAPGKPVMTMVVDGEPWFAFTLREDMLRGSTIGHRLALATADGRQVDARVTELKPLGEFATWRAARAVGDHDLNSFGLRLEPVGTSNPPLEPGMTVWLPGS
- a CDS encoding TetR/AcrR family transcriptional regulator, whose translation is MEPHNTQPSRRIGRPLSFDRDAALAVAMRLFWQHGFEATSTAELTKAMGISPPSLYTAFGDKRGLFREAVDLYLGGIDTIIRTIDEASSAYAAAHDLLTAAAIGDTGDQTPAGCLLASSIVTASTGAADIREELAVLRRSIETALRTRIERDMKDGLMPATCDAEALAGHTMAVVQGMSTLAKDGAGRDKLLRIVEAAMRGWPTVV
- a CDS encoding aldo/keto reductase — encoded protein: MSLAQYRTLGRSGLIVSPLSLGTMTFGVARWGMDRPAAEAVFDAYVEAGGNMVDTADVYAGGRSEEILGAMIADRRLRDSLVVATKSGFAAGKGPHMGGNGAKHVYTALEGSLRRLRTDYIDLYWVHVWDSVTPAEELLETMSALVRAGKIRYWGMSNAPAWYVAKVATLASVRGLPGPIALQYFYSLVSREIEAEHLPLARDMRMGLMPWSPLAYGLLTGKYDRATVEASAPRASGLPSDAGTGAVRPNGDKRLDGANPFGDTLFTDRNWRIVEALRGVAHTMGETPARVALAWVLSRTGVATALMGVSRVSQLHDNIAATELRLPIDQIAILDAASKPEAPMIYGLFTPSGRQHVVFGGSAVASRD